A DNA window from Sphingopyxis macrogoltabida contains the following coding sequences:
- a CDS encoding tyrosine-type recombinase/integrase, translating to MSPLRDALERYITMRRGFGYKLRCQALLLSRFVADMEQQGAAIITTKLALDWATKEARPPTWPGRLSAVRAFARHLSSTEPRTQIPPTDILAARQRRTPYIYTDQEIGSLLNAMLTVRSAKGLHRWTYYCIFGLLAVTGLRIGEALRLKHDDVDLGAGLLTIRDTKFGKSRLVPIHSTTVAVLTDYAKRRDAVCFTPISPTFFVGEQGRALNHSAIHLIFRTVARQIGLRRPGDAYRGPRIHDLRHSYAVATLLRWYRAGDDVEQRLPILSTYLGHSHTSCTYWYLSACPELMEHAARRLDARWEQAS from the coding sequence GGATACAAGCTGCGATGCCAGGCTCTGCTGCTCTCGCGTTTCGTCGCCGACATGGAGCAACAGGGTGCGGCGATTATCACCACCAAGCTTGCCCTCGACTGGGCCACCAAGGAGGCAAGGCCGCCAACCTGGCCGGGACGCCTGTCGGCCGTCCGCGCCTTTGCCAGGCATTTGTCGAGCACCGAGCCGCGCACCCAGATTCCGCCGACGGACATCCTCGCGGCAAGGCAGCGCCGAACGCCCTATATCTATACCGACCAGGAGATCGGCAGCCTGCTCAATGCGATGCTGACGGTTCGCTCGGCGAAGGGCCTGCATCGCTGGACCTATTACTGCATTTTCGGCCTGCTTGCGGTCACTGGATTACGGATCGGTGAAGCGCTCAGGCTCAAGCATGACGATGTCGATCTCGGCGCTGGCCTTCTGACTATCCGCGATACCAAGTTCGGCAAGTCCCGCCTCGTTCCGATCCATTCGACCACGGTTGCCGTGCTCACCGATTACGCCAAGCGCCGCGATGCAGTCTGCTTCACGCCGATCAGCCCGACATTCTTCGTCGGGGAACAAGGTCGCGCGTTAAATCATAGCGCGATCCATCTGATATTTCGTACGGTCGCTCGCCAGATCGGCTTGCGCCGTCCCGGCGATGCATATCGCGGCCCGCGCATTCACGACCTGCGCCACAGCTATGCGGTCGCCACCCTGCTGCGCTGGTACCGTGCCGGCGACGACGTCGAGCAGCGATTGCCCATCCTGTCGACCTATCTAGGGCACAGCCATACCAGTTGCACATATTGGTATCTGTCGGCCTGTCCCGAGCTGATGGAGCATGCCGCGCGGCGGCTCGATGCCCGAT